Proteins encoded together in one Corallococcus soli window:
- a CDS encoding AMIN-like domain-containing (lipo)protein yields MRLRQGLCALGMLGGLLGAGCEKQLEPPTVPMDVPAVPAPTNTVPRAGAAATPPAQKVVDSAPAQGTGSTGTAQGTGTTQGAGSAGTATGAGSAGTAQGTGSTTATATTDAGSAVAADSAWTLEPAEKKRGEPPSITMRSVRTGTHAGYDRTVFEFEGPRLPGYQVSYVKTPVQDCGSGDDVPVPGKAALQVRFTLAQLHNEQGQATVAQRTFKPALPSVLELARLCAFEGEVTWVLGTTRRAPFRVLELRDPTRLVLDVQH; encoded by the coding sequence ATGCGTCTGCGACAGGGGTTGTGCGCGTTGGGGATGCTGGGCGGGCTGCTGGGGGCGGGCTGCGAGAAGCAGCTGGAGCCGCCGACGGTGCCCATGGACGTCCCGGCCGTGCCCGCGCCCACCAACACCGTGCCCCGGGCAGGCGCCGCTGCCACGCCGCCGGCACAGAAGGTCGTGGACTCGGCGCCCGCGCAGGGGACGGGCAGCACGGGCACCGCGCAGGGCACGGGCACCACGCAAGGCGCAGGCAGCGCGGGCACCGCGACGGGCGCAGGCAGCGCAGGCACCGCGCAGGGCACGGGCAGCACCACGGCCACCGCCACGACGGACGCCGGCAGCGCGGTGGCCGCGGACAGCGCGTGGACGCTGGAGCCCGCGGAGAAGAAGCGCGGCGAGCCGCCCTCCATCACGATGCGCTCGGTGCGCACGGGCACGCACGCGGGCTACGACCGCACGGTGTTCGAGTTCGAAGGCCCCCGCCTGCCGGGCTATCAGGTGTCGTACGTGAAGACGCCGGTGCAGGACTGCGGCTCGGGGGATGACGTGCCGGTGCCGGGCAAGGCCGCGCTCCAGGTGCGCTTCACCCTCGCGCAGCTGCACAACGAGCAGGGCCAGGCCACGGTGGCGCAGCGCACGTTCAAGCCCGCGCTGCCGTCGGTGCTGGAGCTGGCGCGCCTGTGCGCCTTCGAGGGCGAGGTGACCTGGGTGCTGGGCACCACGCGCCGCGCCCCGTTCCGCGTGCTGGAGCTGCGCGACCCCACCCGCCTCGTGCTGGACGTCCAGCACTGA
- a CDS encoding pyridoxal phosphate-dependent aminotransferase, with amino-acid sequence MALDLTSLPRPSRDDTTVGTMVRGLVGSEILRIAAEIRELVARGTPVCNLTVGDFSPKEFPIPTGLRDQIGAALQAGETNYPPSDGVLELRQAVQRFYERSLGLKYPLEGILIAGGARPIIYAAYRAVLDPGDVVVYPVPSWNNNHYAHMLGARSVVVTTDAASGFMPTLAQLEPHLSTARLLCLCSPLNPTGTMVDPEALRAICERIVQENRAREGRGQKPLILMYDHIYWVLSFGGTKHVTPVELVPEMAPYTVFVDGISKAFAATGVRVGWGVGAPTLISRMRDVLGHVGAWAPKAEQVATARYLDDTQATEAFLTAMRSSVEARLEALHRGFARMKDAGLPVRAIAPQGAIYLSVQFDLVGRDGLTTNDAIRKRLLEKARFAMVPFQAFGLKEDTGWFRLSVGATSVAEIEDALPRVEATVREILAGQ; translated from the coding sequence ATGGCCCTCGACCTGACCTCCCTCCCGCGTCCCTCGCGCGACGACACCACCGTGGGCACCATGGTGCGTGGACTCGTGGGCAGCGAAATCCTCCGCATCGCCGCGGAGATCCGCGAACTCGTCGCCAGGGGCACCCCGGTCTGCAACCTCACCGTGGGTGACTTCAGCCCGAAGGAGTTCCCCATCCCCACCGGCCTGCGCGACCAGATTGGCGCCGCGCTCCAGGCCGGAGAGACGAACTACCCGCCCTCGGACGGCGTGCTGGAGCTGCGCCAGGCCGTGCAGCGCTTCTACGAGCGCTCCCTGGGGCTGAAGTACCCGCTGGAGGGCATCCTCATCGCGGGCGGCGCTCGGCCCATCATCTACGCTGCCTACCGCGCGGTGTTGGATCCAGGGGACGTCGTCGTCTACCCGGTGCCGTCGTGGAACAACAACCACTACGCGCACATGCTGGGCGCCAGGAGCGTGGTGGTGACCACCGACGCGGCCTCCGGCTTCATGCCCACGCTGGCGCAGCTGGAGCCGCACCTGTCCACCGCGCGCCTGCTCTGTCTGTGCAGCCCGCTCAACCCCACCGGCACCATGGTGGACCCCGAAGCGCTGCGCGCCATCTGCGAGCGCATCGTCCAGGAGAACCGCGCGCGCGAGGGCCGGGGCCAGAAGCCGCTCATCCTGATGTACGACCACATCTACTGGGTGCTCAGCTTCGGCGGCACGAAGCACGTCACGCCCGTGGAGCTGGTGCCGGAGATGGCGCCCTACACCGTGTTCGTGGACGGCATCAGCAAGGCGTTCGCCGCCACCGGCGTGCGCGTGGGCTGGGGCGTGGGCGCGCCCACCCTCATCTCCCGCATGCGCGACGTGCTGGGCCACGTGGGCGCCTGGGCCCCCAAGGCCGAACAGGTCGCCACCGCCCGCTACCTGGACGACACCCAGGCCACCGAAGCCTTCCTGACGGCCATGCGCTCCAGCGTGGAGGCGCGCCTGGAGGCCCTCCACCGGGGCTTCGCGCGCATGAAGGACGCGGGCCTGCCGGTGCGCGCCATCGCGCCGCAGGGCGCCATCTACCTGTCCGTCCAGTTCGACCTGGTGGGCAGGGACGGCCTCACCACGAATGACGCCATCCGCAAGCGCCTGCTGGAGAAGGCCCGCTTCGCCATGGTGCCCTTCCAGGCCTTCGGCCTCAAGGAGGACACCGGCTGGTTCCGCCTCTCCGTGGGCGCCACCTCCGTGGCCGAAATCGAGGACGCCCTGCCCCGCGTGGAGGCCACCGTGCGCGAAATCCTCGCCGGGCAATAG